From Chryseobacterium sp. IHB B 17019, one genomic window encodes:
- a CDS encoding NAD(P)H-dependent oxidoreductase, which yields MKKTLVVFAHPYLEHSNSNVELINFYVRHQHFTLRDLYEEYPDFHIAAFRERKRLKNYDRFIFQFPLIWFGMPPLLRLWIDEVFDRDWLKEGEENPLEGKEVHILVTTGGKERSFSKDGTYKYTIEELISGLIVSLNVFKANIKNIKIVYEANKLSKKDIILHKQEFSELLNQ from the coding sequence ATGAAGAAGACGTTGGTAGTTTTTGCGCATCCTTATCTAGAGCACTCAAACTCGAATGTAGAGCTCATTAATTTCTATGTCCGGCACCAACATTTTACGCTTCGGGATCTTTATGAGGAGTATCCGGATTTTCATATTGCCGCTTTCCGGGAGAGAAAAAGATTAAAAAATTATGATCGCTTTATTTTCCAGTTTCCGCTAATCTGGTTTGGAATGCCACCTTTGTTAAGGCTTTGGATTGATGAGGTTTTTGATCGTGACTGGCTAAAAGAAGGTGAAGAAAATCCATTGGAAGGCAAAGAAGTGCATATTCTTGTCACAACAGGAGGGAAGGAAAGATCTTTCAGTAAGGATGGAACTTATAAATACACCATAGAAGAGCTTATCAGCGGTCTTATTGTTTCCCTGAATGTTTTTAAAGCCAATATTAAAAACATCAAAATCGTTTACGAAGCCAATAAATTATCGAAAAAAGACATCATTCTACATAAACAGGAATTCTCAGAACTTCTCAATCAATAG